From a region of the uncultured Draconibacterium sp. genome:
- a CDS encoding serine hydrolase: protein MKTRIKVTGIAILFFVLVAASCNSTSKNYNYHVPDQTNDGLQVESLERSDIDSTLIIETAHRIQKGKYGEIHSMLIYKNDKLVFEDYFQGHKYQWDAPGHKGDYITWDATTPHVLQSATKSFVSMCFGIAIEKGFIQSIDQSIFDYLPDYQNYNADNKDYVTIKTLLTMTSGFQWDEWSSALSSTQNDAIGIYFSDKDPVEFVLQRPLIAVPGTHFTYSGGDMQILGEILKNATGMNIDEFSEKYLFEPLGIESNDWWLRYDTGEISTGGGLKLTPRDMLKVGVLFLNGGVWNGQQIISKEWVDKCGHPFAGNYGIKIPGEDLGTVGYGYTWWTKQYEEYGRMYCALGWGGQKIIVFPDINAVVVFTGANFKSKVKQNHILEKYILPAIK, encoded by the coding sequence ATGAAAACACGAATAAAAGTAACAGGTATTGCCATCTTATTTTTTGTTCTGGTAGCTGCTAGCTGCAACAGCACAAGTAAAAACTACAATTACCATGTTCCGGACCAAACAAACGACGGGTTACAAGTTGAATCGCTGGAAAGATCGGACATTGATTCAACACTGATCATTGAAACAGCACACCGCATTCAGAAGGGTAAATACGGAGAAATACATTCGATGCTGATTTACAAAAATGACAAGTTGGTTTTCGAAGATTATTTTCAGGGACATAAATACCAATGGGATGCTCCGGGGCATAAAGGAGATTATATAACCTGGGATGCAACTACACCACACGTGCTGCAATCAGCCACTAAAAGTTTTGTATCGATGTGTTTTGGCATTGCCATTGAAAAGGGATTTATACAAAGCATTGATCAGTCCATTTTCGATTACCTTCCTGATTACCAAAATTACAATGCTGACAACAAAGACTATGTTACGATAAAAACCTTGTTAACCATGACGTCTGGGTTTCAATGGGATGAATGGAGCTCTGCATTGAGCAGTACTCAAAACGATGCCATCGGCATTTATTTTTCCGATAAAGATCCTGTTGAATTTGTATTACAGCGCCCGTTGATTGCTGTTCCCGGAACACATTTTACCTATTCAGGGGGCGACATGCAAATCCTGGGCGAAATTCTTAAGAATGCAACAGGAATGAATATCGACGAATTTTCGGAGAAGTATTTATTCGAGCCACTGGGTATTGAATCAAATGACTGGTGGTTGAGATACGACACCGGCGAAATCAGCACTGGCGGAGGTTTAAAACTCACACCGCGGGACATGCTAAAAGTTGGCGTACTGTTTTTAAACGGTGGTGTTTGGAATGGCCAGCAGATTATTTCAAAGGAGTGGGTTGATAAATGTGGACATCCGTTTGCCGGTAATTATGGGATTAAAATTCCTGGGGAAGATTTGGGAACGGTTGGATACGGATACACCTGGTGGACAAAACAATACGAAGAATATGGACGCATGTATTGTGCTCTTGGCTGGGGTGGACAGAAAATTATCGTTTTCCCGGATATAAATGCAGTTGTTGTATTTACCGGTGCTAACTTCAAATCGAAGGTGAAGCAAAACCATATACTGGAGAAATACATTTTGCCAGCGATTAAATAA